One genomic segment of Apostichopus japonicus isolate 1M-3 chromosome 23, ASM3797524v1, whole genome shotgun sequence includes these proteins:
- the LOC139964808 gene encoding uncharacterized protein, which produces MEKAPKLIAEMFPGMKDALGWEILKSSSVSTNLPADSMGFWMTQGFPIGLFILHVITATLGDRSLGRCFVNTDKEYSITSSQEKYITEFCLDAAKGTNCSQINCSQSEVFCNTNAVKNNWRDDLHEAKYIPSLFVYRYSLWFLFLFVVLRAIPQTLWRLFCGADIRKGVNGVATVAEFQHEMRGASLAVEMYEGHNKRQNESSANHQTAAAFNVINRYTTWMANMKKIGLEEVEKRAKRKGLYYLYVTRKVFDILIDIVLFGALVVLHVKHDVFSLSSFVCDLHDDANNLLQCRTIPQRYVTCTVSFAMEFVISVYALTVAYATDIILQSFALVWFSRVIRRCARKLSGGNNGDKRPVFWDSFLSRELALGSEVFGNEYRALMKSTNDLYLIGRLYKQSNIHHGHFLQTMSEKILEHLRHVFDNMERNSEISSQVLPTLGGSPIIVTEAENKDIFSQGDNGNARLEDSCLSISYPGSSTMPSVSSNPVLLNNDSHNIHLDM; this is translated from the exons CAGACAGTATGGGTTTCTGGATGACACAGGGCTTTCCTATTGGTCTCTTCATATTGCACGTCATCACGGCAACATTAG GCGACAGATCTTTGGGACGTTGCTTCGTAAATACGGACAAGGAGTATTCTATTACGTCATCTCAAGAGAAGTACATCACGGAATTCTGCTTAGACGCAGCCAAGGGCACGAACTGTTCTCAGATTAACTGTTCTCAAAGTGAAGTTTTTTGCAACACTAATGCCGTCAAAAACAACTGGCGAGACGACCTGCACGAAGCAAAATATATACCATCGCTCTTTGTGTATCGGTATTCCTTGTGGTTTCTGTTCTTGTTCGTCGTCCTTCGCGCCATTCCTCAAACATTATGGCGGTTATTTTGCGGGGCCGACATCCGAAAAGGAGTCAACGGGGTAGCCACAGTTGCTGAGTTTCAACATGAAATGCGAGGTGCATCGTTGGCGGTCGAGATGTACGAGGGTCATAACAAACGGCAAAATGAAAGCAGTGCCAATCATCAAACTGCAGCAGCTTTCAATGTCATAAATCGGTATACAACCTGGATGGCTAACATGAAGAAGATTGGTCTCGAGGAAGTGGAAAAGCGGGCCAAACGCAAAGGGCTTTATTACCTCTACGTCACGCGGAAAGTCTTCGACATCTTGATAGACATTGTCCTTTTCGGAGCCTTGGTCGTCCTACATGTTAAACATGACGTTTTCTCCCTCTCGTCGTTCGTTTGCGACTTGCACGACGATGCTAATAACCTCTTGCAGTGCCGAACGATACCTCAACGTTACGTTACTTGTACAGTATCGTTCGCCATGGAATTTGTCATCTCTGTCTACGCATTGACTGTCGCGTATGCGACGGATATAATCCTCCAGAGCTTCGCTTTAGTCTGGTTTTCTAGAGTAATCCGACGTTGTGCTAGAAAATTATCAGGCGGGAACAACGGAGATAAACGACCAGTCTTTTGGGATTCTTTCCTGTCTAGAGAGCTGGCGTTAGGCTCGGAGGTATTCGGCAATGAGTACAGAGCACTCATGAAATCCACCAACGACCTCTATCTGATCGGACGGTTGTACAAGCAGAGCAATATCCATCACGGCCACTTCCTCCAAACGATGTCTGAAAAGATATTGGAACATCTCCGGCATGTCTTCGATAATATGGAACGAAACTCTGAGATATCAAGCCAGGTTTTACCAACCCTGGGGGGTTCACCAATAATTGTAACCGAGGCTGAGAATAAAGACATCTTTTCGCAAGGTGATAATGGAAATGCCCGACTGGAGGACAGTTGCCTATCCATCAGTTACCCCGGAAGTTCAACCATGCCTTCTGTGTCCTCAAATCCAGTGCTTCTGAACAATGACAGTCACAATATACACTTAGATATGTAA